TGAATGCCTATTTCGATTTATGGAAAGAATTTTCATTGTTGGCATCCCCTGATTCTAGAAGTTATTTCAAGTGTATGATGAACAATTATGTGCGGGAGAACCAATGGGAGGCCTGTAACAGGGATTTTAGGAGACAAATTACAATACATTCCTATCTGGAAAAGAGACCCGTTTTTTCAGGAGGCATTTTGGCTATAGGCCTGATCAAATTTGCAATGGAGAACAATCATCATGATTTATCCGCTGTATGGCAAAATCTTAGATCTTATCAGAACCTTGCAGCCAAGCTAATTTTTATTTCCAATGATCTTCTATCATACGAAAAAGAAAAGCACATAGAAGATCCTCATAATTGGCTTTCACTTATGATAAAAGAAATGGGAATAGAAAAAGAGCAGGCCGAAAAATCCCTCCTTGAAATTCATAGTCAAACTTTGGAAGAATTGTTGGTATTGGACCGTAAATATCAAAAGAATTATATCCCCAATAGCAGGACAGTCCTTACGGCTATCAAAAACATAAAATACCAAATATCCGGTGCTGTAGCTTGGTCAGTCTATGATACCAAAAGATATATAGAGTATTAATCCGTTCAAAAAAAACAGAATAAGTCAGCTTAATTCATCCTTGATAGATGGGTATCCCACCAAATAAAAACAGTGAATTATGAGGTGGGTGCCCAATCTTTCAAATTAAACTTTGCTTTTTGACCAAAAAAATTCATAAAAAATACACCCATTAAATATATCTAGATAAAATCCAGTCAAACTGAAATCCAATGAAATTAATCCATGATCTTTCACAAATGTATTACTGCATAATATGTTCAAGAAGAGATGCGTCATATATCCCAAAGATGTACAGATCATCACCGGCAAAAGTGAGCGGTACGGCCAGGACCTACTCAACAAAATCCGTATCTACCTGAACAAAAAACCGCATCAATTCATCACCATCAAAGAATTCTCAGATTTCTCAGGCATCCCCACCCAAGACCTCGAAGAATACATCTAACACTTACAATGCTGCAACGCTGTTCGGGATTTGCAATCCCGAACCCAGATAAAAGGGATTTGTAACCCCAAAAATCCCTCTAAAAACCCCTCCTCCTCCCGTCCGTGTCCCTACCATGTCTCGTGTGTGTCCCGACCATTCTACTACTTTTCGCTAAATTCCAAGATATCATATAACTTTTTCAATACACCTGTTTTTAACCAAAATCCGCTGTTCGGGATTTGTATTCCGCTGTTCGAGATTCCGTTGTTCCGCTGTTCGAGATTTGTAATCTCGAACCCCAGATAACCAGGATTTGCAATCCTGTTTTCCAGTTAATAAGCCTATTCCTGATTTTCCAGCAGTACTGGATTTGCAATCCCGAATTTACCTACCGAAGGTAGGCCCAGATTACCGGGATTTGCAATCACCAACATCAATCCAAAATCTCCCAACTTCATTATTGCTCACTCCCCAAAATCTACATTCTAATATCCCCTAATTCCGCAAGTTCCGCAACATGCGCAGGATCCGCATATTCATTTCTATATCAATCCTTACATCCCCAAATTTGATCATGTTTCACTTTAAAACACATGTAAAATGGCAAAACAAACAGGTATAATTACCCTACAGGGTAATGTCGGAAGATTGAACTTCTTCAAAAACAAAGATGGCTTTCAGGCCAGAGAAAAAGGTGGTGTAAGCAAATCTAGGATCATGACAGATCCAAGATATGCAAGGACAAGGGAAAACATTGCTGAATTCACAACCAATGCAGCAGTGGTAAAACTCCTTAAGGATACTATTCGACCTGCTATTGTAAGAATTAGCGACACAAGATTGCATCAGCGATTGGTCAAAAAATTACTGACCATCCTGAGAACGGATGCAGTCAATGTAAGGGGACAGAGAAATATCCAGGAAGGTGATTGGAACCTGCTTATCGGTATGGAGATAAACGCAACAGTTGGATTGACTTCAACCCTGAGACCTGAATTGGTATTGATCAATACCGGTACCGATTGGGGAATTTCAATACAGCCCTATCAGCCCTCTGATTTCATGGTAATCCCCGAAGGCGCTTCTCACTTCAAGGTGTTTGTAGCAGGTGCATCAATTGATATCCTGACTGGAAACAGATCCTTTCAAATGGAAGCTTCTGCAAATCTCCCTATCAATGTGGAAACACCTGCGATCAACCTTGCAGTTGAAAAAGCTCTGATTCCAGATCCACACAGGATATTGATTGTTGGAGTCGAATTTATGCAAGAAGTAAACGGTCAGTATTATGCAATGAATAATGGCGCTAATAATGCAGCAGTCATCATTGCTGTCGAAAAGGATTAAGCGATGAAACTGCTCCTGACCAGAAAATACTGTTTGGATAGGACAATTGGAAAACTGAGTGTTAATGGAAAAATAACCATGTATATTTTGGAAAAAGCCCATAAATTATTCAATCCATTCCACCATTGCATTCCAGAGGGTATTTACAAGGTGGTTCCTGAATACGCTGAGGACTCAGGATGGAGTCTTTCGGTGATGAATGACAGCACTAATGAGACCTATGAGATTAAAGCAATCCAAGGAAAAAAAATCCCGGATGGCTCTTCTTTGGTACCGGTTACCTTCTTCAAAGAAAAAAGAAAACCTATGTACTCCAATCTTGCCAATATTAAATTGCGGGATAGGGTGTTTCTAGCTTTGGATGAAGGAGAGGAGGTAGAATTGGAAATTGTATCTGAAACCTTTAAACCCGTTTTAAAATCATGCCTACAGAAGAAGGAGTGTATTTGATAAGTGCAGGCGGACTGATTTCATTATTGCTTTCCATCATCGCATATTTCCTGAAATTCATGCTACAGGATTTTAGAATCCTCCAAGTAGGTTTTCAGGAACTGAATACCAAATACCAATTGATGGAAACTGCAATAAAGGCTATGTCCAAGGAACTGAATGCACTCAGGATTCAGCTAATGAAAAAAGACAAATAATCTTGATATCAAATCAGCTCCAAGGTTCTTAGGGGCTGATTTTTTTCTTGCATATTTTTAAAGAAATTTGAATCACTATGAATTAGAAATAGCTAGGGCATAATTCTTTTCTTTCAAATTGGTAAATTTGATATATATTAGTTAATTATCCACTAAACCCCATAATCTCAAACCACCCCTATGCCCAAATCCTTCTACCTCTTTTCATTTGGAATCCTACTATTTTGCTTTAGTTGCCAAACAAAAAATCCAAACTCAATAGAATCCGACCTCATCATCTATGGCGGAACCTCCGCTGCCATCACCGCAGCCGTCCAAGCCAAAAAGATGGGCAAATCAGTCATTGTGGTATCTCCTGATATCCACTTGGGGGGATTGTCGGCTGGGGGATTGGGATTTACAGATACCGGGGACAAATCTGTTATCGGTGGGTTGGCCAGGGAGTTTTACCACAGGATCTATATGCATTACCAAAGTGAGGATTCCTGGAAATGGCAGAAGAAGGATGAATATGGCAACGTGGGGCAGGGGACTCCGGCCATTGATGGGAATGCCCGGACCATGTGGATTTTTGAACCCCATGCCGCAGAAAAAGTTTTTGAGGATTTTGTTTCAGAATATGAAATCCAAGTCTATCGGGATGAGTGGTTGGATAGAGGAAAGGGTGTACAATTGGAAAATGGCAAGATCATAGCCATCACTACATTGTCAGGAAAAACCTTCAATGGCAAAATGTTTATCGATGCCACCTATGAAGGGGATTTGATGGCTGCTGCAGGAGTCAGTTACCATGTGGGCAGAGAATCCAATGAAACCTATGGAGAAACATGGAATGGGGTGCAGTTTGGCGTGTTCCAGCACAGGCATTATTTCTATGAACCTATAAGTCCATACCTTATCCCCGGAGATCCTTCTAGCGGTCTTCTGCCCGAGATTTCTGATGCCCAATTGGCAGAAAACGGTACAGGGGACAATAAAGTGCAGGCATATAATTTCAGAATGTGCCTCAGCCAACATCCTGATAACAGGCTACCATTTCCCAAACCTGAAGGCTATGACCCTGCAAGGTATGAATTGTTGGCAAGGGTTTTTGAAACAGGTTGGGATGAGACTTTTGACAAATTTGATCCCATTCCCAATCTGAAAACCGACACCAACAATCACGGTCCTTTCAGTACCGATTACATTGGAAAAAATTATGATTATCCGGAAGCCACTTATGAGGAGCGGAAAGCGATTATCAAGGAACATGAAAACTATCAAAAAGGCCTGATGTATTTTTTGGCCAATGACCCCAAAGTACCCGAAAAAGTAAGAAACGAAATGAACAAATGGGGATTGGCCAAAGATGAGTTTACAGACAACGGCAATTGGCCCCATCAGATTTATGTCAGGGAGGCAAGGAGATTGATAGGTGATTATGTGATGACCGAGCATGATGTTCTGGGTGCCAAACAGGTTCCCCAGCCCATTGGCATGGGTTCCTATGCCTTGGATTCCCACAATATTCAGCGCATTGTCACAGCTGAGGGATTTGTACAGAATGAAGGAGATATTGGTGTCAAACCTAAGGAACCATACAGTATTTCCTATGGCACCATTATTCCAAAAAAACAGGAATGCGAAAACCTGTTGGTTGCAGTATGTGTCTCAAGTTCCCACACCGCTTTTGGATCTATCAGGATGGAACCGGTTTTTATGATCTTGGGCCAGTCTGCTGCTACGGCTGCAGCTTTGGCAATAGATGCAGACCTTGCTGTTCAGGATTTGCCTTATGAAAAATTGCAAGAAAGGCTGAAAACAGATGGACAGGTGATGGTGTTGGAAGAAAGGTTGTGAAAAAATCAAAACTAAAAATGATATGAAGAATTTGTTTTTGCCCCTATTTTTTATTTTATCAGTATGTGCTTCAACCCCCGTCCTCGGACAGAACTCTTCCCATGATTTGGTGATTTATGGATCAACATCAGCAGGAATTGCGGCTGCCATTCAGAGCTCGCGTATGGGCAAATCCGTATTGCTCATCGAGCCTACAAATCACATTGGTGGCTTGACTACAGGGGGATTGGGTGCTACAGATATCGGAAATAAACAGGCAATTGGTGGAATTTCCAGGGAATTTTATCAAAACATCAAAGCTTACTATGAAAATCCGAATCACTGGAAATGGCAGCACCGATCAGAATATTTTAAACCAAATCCAAATAATCCTTCAAAAGAAGGGGAAGATGCCATGTGGACTTTTGAGCCTTCTGCGGCAATGAAAGTTTATGAACAGATGATGGCTTCTGAGGACATTGAATTGGTTACTGAAAAAAGGCTCGACCGCGAAAAAGGAGTGGAGTTAAATAATAACCGCATTGTTGCCATTACCATGGAAAGCGGGGAAAGGTATCATGGAAAAATGTTTATTGATGCTACCTACGAAGGTGACCTCATGGCAGCAGCGGGAGTGAGTTATATGGTAGGAAGGGAAGCCAACACCGAATTTGGGGAAACGCTAAATGGAGTCCAAGCAAATTATTATAATATTACCCTGAAGGGTAAAGTTTCCCGGAATGCTGTTCACCATAATTTTATACCAGGAGTTGACCCTTTCATAAAGAAAGGAAACCCTTCCAGTGGTTTGCTGCCCTTCATAATAGAAGGAGGCCCGGGAATCGATGGGACTGCAGACAATAAAATTCAGGCTTATTGCTACCGCATGACCTTGACTGATCATCCTGAGAATAGGATTCCATTTGAGAAACCGAAAAACTACCGGGAACTCGATTATGAGCTGTTATTTCGAAATTACGAAGCTGCCACAGGACCTATTGAAAAAATGTACCACTATGGAGATCCTTTGGTTCCTTGGATCAATTCTTCAATGCCCAACAGAAAGACGGACACCAATAACCAAAAAGGATTTTCTACTGATTTCATAGGTCAAAACTTTGATTACCCCGAAGCAAGCTATGAAGAAAGAGAGGAAATAGCTCAGCGTCACCTTGAATACCAACAAGGATTGATGTGGACATTGGCTTATCATCCGAGAATTCCTGAAAAAGTGAGGGAGGTGGTATCCAAGTGGGGCTTGGCCAAAGATGAATTTGAAGAAAGGGGTGGATGGACACCTCAGCTTTATGTTCGTGAAGCCAGAAGAATGCGCAGCGACTATGTGGTAACCCAGCGGGATTGTGAGGACTTGGAGACGCAGGTGGGGGATGCTGTAGGACTTGCTGCTTATACTATGGATAGCCACATGGTTCAGCGCTATGTGGATCACAATGGTTATGTCCAAAATGAAGGGAATTTTGAAGCGGGAGTAGAGAGACCCTTCCCAATTCCATTTCGGGCAATTATTCCCAAAAAGGGTGAAGTGAGTAATTTATTGGTTCCCGTCTGTGTGAGTTCCTCGCATGTTGCTTTTGGGTCTATCCGGATGGAACCGGTATTTATGGTATTGGGTCAATCTGCTGCCACAGCGGCTGTTTTGGCCATTGACGAAAATGTTGCCGTCCAGGATTTGCCTTATGAAAAATTACAGATAAGGCTGAAAGCAGATGGGCAGGTGTTGGCGTTCGAAAAGAAATAGTAGATTGGTAAATCTTTTTGGAATTCATCACATTTGAGAACAAACATGAAGAAAACTGACAAAACGTTTTTTCAAATAATATACCTTATTGCGTTAGGGTTGACATATTCCTGTCAAACCGCCCACAAGGAAACCACTACTACCCATCTCCCAAATATTATCCTCCTAATGGGTGATGACCATGGATGGGATGAAGTGGGCTATAACGGACATCCTTATTTACAAACCCCTGTGTTGGACGATATGGCTGCCACAGGATTGAGAATGGACCGCTTTTATTCGGCTTCACCTGTATGTTCGCCTACCCGGGGAAGTGTCATCACTGGCAGACATCCCAATCGATACGGGACCTTTACACCAGGTTCTTCGATCCGACCTGAGGAAATCAGTATTGCCCAAGTCATGAAAAAGGCCGGATATGCAACAGCCCATTTTGGAAAATGGCACTTGGGACCTGTAAAGGCCACATCTCCAACCAATCCTGCAGCCATGGGCTTTGATGAATACCTTTCCCATGACAACTTCTTTGAAATGAATCCCTATTTGTCCAGAAACGGCGAGCCTGAAGAAATCTATGAGGGGGAAAGTTCGGAGATTCTTGTAAGGGAAGCCATCCGTTTTATACAAAAAGCGCAAGAAAATAATCAACCGTTTTTTGTAGTCATCTGGTATGGTTCACCCCATGAACCCTATAGTGGATTGCCCGAAGATCTTGCGCTATATGACGATTTGCCGGAATCCTTTGGAGATAAAATAGTGAGATTGACTTCCAATGAAACAGGACAACAAATAGATAGACCCCAAAGGGATGTGCTGCAGGAACGCTTTGCAGAAATAACGGCGATGGATCGTTCAATCGGTCAGATGAGAGATTATCTTAAGGCTGAAGCCTTACGCCAAAACACCATATTATGGTATTTTGGAGATAATGGAACTCCTCCTGAAGGAAATGCAACTGTGCCATTTAGAGGTGAAAAAGGGCAGGTTTATGAGGGCGGGGTGAGAGTACCCTCAGTCCTGGAATGGCCTGCAAGAATTTCCAGACCAATGGATTCTGGGGTAAATGCCGTCACTTCTGATGTGTTTCCTACACTTTGTGCCATAACAGGGCAGCCACTACCGGACAGACCAATGGATGGAATCGATCTTACTCCCTTATTTGATGGAAAAATGGAAGAACGCAGCGAACCCATTAAGTTTTGGAACGGAAGGGTTCGCCAGGAAGATGGTTATATTCCATTGCCATATATTGATCCTGAATTGCAAAAAGGAACCTCCCCTTTGGTCAAACTCATGAACGGAATCGCAACCAGAAATTTCACTAATTTTCATCATCCGGATATTCAGGAAAAGGATTTTGGAGGGGCAAGGGCTATTTTGGACAATCAATATAAATTGGTCATCCATGGCGGAATTGGGGAGAATGCGAAGAGTGAACTCTTTGATATCAAAAAGGATTCCGCAGAAATCAACAACCTGATTCATGAGTTGCCTGAAATGGCTTTACTTCTTGATGAGAAACTTAAAATTTGGCAACAGTCTGTTTTGGAGAGTTTGATGGGATATGATTATTGAAACAAAAAAAGATGATGAAAATATCAGTATTTCTGCTCAGTTTGACGATTTCCAGTGTTTTAGCACCGGCAGGCTATGCCCAAAATTCATCACAGCTTCCCAATATCATCTATATCCTTGCTGATGATATGGGATATGGAGATGTTTCTTCGTTTAACCCTGAGTCTAAAATTATCACCTCTCACATAGACCGGTTGGCCAATAATGGGATAAAATTCACGGATGCCTATACCAGTTCAGCGGTTTGTACGCCTACTCGGTACGGAATCTTGACTGGCCGGTATAGTTGGCGCTCTGAACTGAAATCCGGAGTTCTTAGCGGCTATTCCCCACCCTTGATAGATTCGGACAGACTGACGGTCGGTAAGATGCTTCAGGATAAAGGATACCATACAGCATTTGTTGGTAAATGGCATTTGGGATGGGATTGGCATTTTGAAACGGAGCAGGAGAATTTGATTGATCTTGGGAAAAATTTTGAAATTGATTATGCAAAACCGGTCAAAAATGGACCCAATGAAAGGGGATTTTCCTATTCTTATGGCTTCAGTGGTTCATTGGATATGCCTCCTTATGTGTATGTTGAAAACGGAAGTGTGACAGCGCTTCCCGATAGGGAAACGGTAAATGTGGACGCTAAGGCCTTTTGGAGAAAAGGGCAGACAGGTAGCGATTTTGATCATGTACAGGTTTTACCCGATTTGACTGAAAAAGCTGTTCAATATATTGTGGACCGATCAGGAGACAATAAGCCTTTCTTCCTTTATTTTGCTCTCCCTGCTCCCCATACGCCGATTTTGCCAACAACAGAATTTATGGGAAAAAGCAATACCAATTTATATGGGGATTTCATGTTGCAGGTGGATGATGTAGTCGGACGTATCACTGAGGTTTTGGAAGAGCAAGGATTGTTGGAAAATACCCTTTTGATTTTTACCAGTGACAACGGATGCTCTCCAACTGCAAACTTTCCTGAGCTTTTGAAAGTGGATCATCATCCGTCTTATATCTTTAGAGGTCATAAGGCCGATATTTTTGAAGGAGGACTCAGGGTACCTTTTATAGTCCATTGGCCTGAAAAAATCCTCACCCCCAAATCTTCTGATGCCCTGATCTCTACCACCGATTTCATGGCTACTGTAGCTGAAATTACTTCATATCCCATACCGCCAAATGCTGCCGAAGACAGCTTCAGTTTTTTGGATATTTTGGTAGATAAACCAACCTTGACTGAAAGACCCCATGTGGTTCTCCACTCCATTGAGGGTCGGTTTGCCATCCGAAAGGATGATTGGAAACTCATCCTTTGGCCAGGTTCAGGTGGATGGAGTGATCCGAAATCCAACAAGGAGCTTAACAACCTTCCCCCCATGCAATTGTATGATCTCAAAAAGGATCCCGGTGAAAAACAAAACCTTATTGACCAATATCCTCAAGTGGTCAGCCAACTAAGGGAGGAACTTATCCGCTTGATTCAAGACGGAAGGAGCACTCCCGGTCCTAAACAAAGAAACGATGGGCAGGAAATTTGGGATCAGGTAAAATGGATTCTTGATTGAACCCCAAACTTTGACATATAATCCTGGCAGCAGTACATCACTTATTTTCTAAAGATAGCAACTACAGGAAAATGATCGGAAAGTTTTTCAGTTTCCCCGTAATTGATGATTTCAGCATGGATAACACTATCCTCAAAATATGGACTCGCCAGGATATAATCTATCCTTTTTTGAAAGGTAGCTATTTCAGATGGGGCCATATCTCCCGTTACCAATGGAGTTGGGAAGGATTTTAAATTGGAATTTGCAACTTTTGGCTTGACCACATCAATCAGTGGCATGGAAAAGAATTTTGACATCACACTGTAATCTATCTTATTATTCCTCAGGTTGATAAAAGCTTCAGCACCTTTCTCAGCCAATCGAATACTATCCGCTTTTTGAGCCAATCTAAGCTCTGTAGGGTTGCTTTTGTCAAAGTTGATATCGAATGGACTATGGGCATTGAAATCCCCCAATATCATATATTTTTCCTGTCCGGTTTTTATCAATACATTTTCTATATACTCAGAGAGTAATTCTGCTTCCCTTCTTCTAAACTGCCAATCCTGGGGACTAAGGTGAACCACTAGAAAATCTATTCCCAGTGTTTGGGCATGAAGCATACCATGCCACATTCCGCCGATCATTTTTGTTTTCAGTACCAAAGGTGTTTTGGAAGTGATGCCAATTGGATAGCCATCTTCTTTTAGTAGAATGGAATAAGGATGTCCCCATTGGGACGCAAGAGTCTGTAATTTTTCGGGTGTAAAATCATTCAATTCCTGGAATCCTATCACATCGGCATCCTGTTCCTGTAGCCATTTGACCATGGCAGCTTCTCTGTCCTTGTCTTTTCCCCATTCAAATCCATTCCAGATATTATAACTCATCACTTTGATTTGGTCCGTTTGAGCGATTACATGGATATTGAATGAAAAAGCGATCAGGAGAAAGATAAAATTCTTGTTCATGACTTTTTTTATGATTTGTTTGAAGACGAATAATTTCAATTAAAGATAAGGACTTGCATCGGCAAATGGGGAATAATTCTTCCGTAAAGATTCCATTTCGTAAAATAAGGATTGGACAAAGCTTTGTATAATGTTAGATTGTATCAAAAATCAATTTCAAATCAAAAAAGCAATTACAATCAAAATAATAAACAAATGGAGGTAAAGAAAAATCACAAAATAGTAGGGAGAAGAGAGGTGTTAAAAGGATTGGGCTTCGGGTCAGCTGTGGGGGCATTGGGGATATTTGGAGGCCTACCTGATGCATCTGCCAAGGAAATGAAAGAAACTCCTTCCTACGCCAGAGGAATGGCTCCAATTACCATCAAAAGCGTAAAAGCCATCACTACAAGACCTAGTGGTTCCAATTTGATTGTCGTGAAAGTTGAAACCTCCGAACCCGGTCTGTATGGTTATGGATGTGCTACTTTTACCCAAAGGGCTTTTGCGGTCCTTCCTGCCATAGAATACCTGAATGAGTTTTGTGAAGGAAAAGATGTGGACAACATTGAAGACATGTGGCAATCTGCTTATGTCAGTTCCTATTGGCGAAATGGCCCTGTACTCAACAATGCCTTAAGTGGTCTGGATCAGGCATTATGGGATATCAAAGGAAAACGGGCAAATATGCCGGTGTACCAATTGTTGGGCGGAAAATGTCGTTTTGCCATTCCATGCTATGCCCATGCCAATGGAAAGACACCGGAGGAAGTTGCCGTAGATGTTCAGAAGTTTATAGATCAAGGTTACAAATATGTCCGGATCCAGCAGGGTGGGTATGGGGGCGCAGGGATTACCGGAACTCCGGATTTTAAAAAAGCAGGATTTGCTAAGGAAACAGATGGATATATGGACCAAAGGACTTATCTGCAATCTGTTCCCAAGATGTTTGAATTGGTAAGGAAAGTCTGTGGGTCTGAGGTAGAACTGCTACATGATATCCATGAAAGGGTCAGGCCTATAGATGCTATTAATCTTATCAAGAATGTAGAGCAATATGATCCGTTTTTTATTGAAGATCCTTTTTCTCCGGAAAATATGGAATGGTTCAAGCAACTCAGGGCTACCACTTCAGTGCCCATCGCTATGGGAGAATTGTTCAATAATATTAATGAATTCAAAAATCCCATGGTGAATCATTGGTTTGACTATATCAGGATCCATGTTTCCCAGATAGGTGGGCTGACACCTGCGATGAAAGTTGCCCGGCTTGGGGAATTCTATGGCATTGATACCGCTTGGCACGGACCAGGAGACGTTTCTCCGGTAGGGCATGCAGCTCAGGCCCATATGGATTATGCCATTTGGAATTTTGGCATTCAAGAGGCAGCACAGTTTTCAGATCAGTTAAGGGAGGTCTTCCCAGGATGCCCGACCATGAATAATGGATACATGTCGGTCAATGAAGCGCCGGGATTTGGAGTGGAAGTCAATGAAAAATTGGCAGCAAAATATCCCATGACCACCAAATCCAGCTGGACAATCCGAAAAGCAGATGGGACGATTATAAAGCCTTGATCTCCTTTGGCATGTTAATTGGAGCCTGATTCAACTAAACCACTTTGTACTCGTTTCCAATTAAGTACCCATGAACATCAAAATGAATATTTCTAGATTTCACCATTTAATATTTTTAACGCTTCTTTTATTTAATGTTTCCTGTTTTCAGGAAATGGAAAATGATGATCAGGAGCCCGTTGACAACGGCCCAATTATCCTAAAGGAAGCGTTCCCCAACCTTACTTTTAACAGACCTGTGGATTTCCAACATGCAGGAGACAGGATTTTCATTGTGGAGCAAAGAGGGTTGATTTCTGTTTTTCAAAATGACATTGAGGTAGAAGAAAAATCTGTTTTCCTAAATATAGAATCAAGGGTAAACGACCAAGGAAATGAGGAAGGACTCTTGGGATTGGCTTTTCATCCGGATTATGAAAATAACGGTTTCTTTTTTGTGAATTATACTGCTGCCTCACCAAGACGTACAGTTGTTTCCCGTTTTCAGGTTTCTGCCTCGGATCCCAATCGCGCAGATGAAAACAGCGAACTGGTGATTTTGGAAATTCCCCAACCCTTTTCCAATCATAACGGAGGGCAATTATCATTTGGTCCTGATGGATATTTATACATTGCCTCGGGAGATGGTGGCTCAGGTGGAGATCCCCAAAACCATGGGCAAAGACTTGAAACTTTATTGGGAGCTATTTTAAGGATAGATATCGATGCCCAGGATAATGGTAGAAATTATGCCATCCCTGCAGACAATCCTTTTGTGAACAATCAGGAGGGATTCAAAGAAGAGATTTATGCCTATGGCCTGAGAAATCCTTGGCGCTTTAGTTTTGATTCCCAAACCGATGCACTTTGGACAGCTGATGTGGGTCAGAATAGGGCTGAAGAAATAGACATTATCACTAAAGGAGGGAATTATGGATGGAGGACCATGGAAGGTTTCAATTGTTTTAATCCCTCGAGTGGATGTAATCAGGAAGGACTGATACTGCCTATTTGGGAATATACCCACACAAATGGTGACAGGTCGGTTACAGGAGGCTTTGTGTATAGTGG
This window of the Aquiflexum balticum DSM 16537 genome carries:
- a CDS encoding DUF5675 family protein, which translates into the protein MKLLLTRKYCLDRTIGKLSVNGKITMYILEKAHKLFNPFHHCIPEGIYKVVPEYAEDSGWSLSVMNDSTNETYEIKAIQGKKIPDGSSLVPVTFFKEKRKPMYSNLANIKLRDRVFLALDEGEEVELEIVSETFKPVLKSCLQKKECI
- a CDS encoding FAD-dependent oxidoreductase gives rise to the protein MPKSFYLFSFGILLFCFSCQTKNPNSIESDLIIYGGTSAAITAAVQAKKMGKSVIVVSPDIHLGGLSAGGLGFTDTGDKSVIGGLAREFYHRIYMHYQSEDSWKWQKKDEYGNVGQGTPAIDGNARTMWIFEPHAAEKVFEDFVSEYEIQVYRDEWLDRGKGVQLENGKIIAITTLSGKTFNGKMFIDATYEGDLMAAAGVSYHVGRESNETYGETWNGVQFGVFQHRHYFYEPISPYLIPGDPSSGLLPEISDAQLAENGTGDNKVQAYNFRMCLSQHPDNRLPFPKPEGYDPARYELLARVFETGWDETFDKFDPIPNLKTDTNNHGPFSTDYIGKNYDYPEATYEERKAIIKEHENYQKGLMYFLANDPKVPEKVRNEMNKWGLAKDEFTDNGNWPHQIYVREARRLIGDYVMTEHDVLGAKQVPQPIGMGSYALDSHNIQRIVTAEGFVQNEGDIGVKPKEPYSISYGTIIPKKQECENLLVAVCVSSSHTAFGSIRMEPVFMILGQSAATAAALAIDADLAVQDLPYEKLQERLKTDGQVMVLEERL
- a CDS encoding FAD-dependent oxidoreductase, which translates into the protein MKNLFLPLFFILSVCASTPVLGQNSSHDLVIYGSTSAGIAAAIQSSRMGKSVLLIEPTNHIGGLTTGGLGATDIGNKQAIGGISREFYQNIKAYYENPNHWKWQHRSEYFKPNPNNPSKEGEDAMWTFEPSAAMKVYEQMMASEDIELVTEKRLDREKGVELNNNRIVAITMESGERYHGKMFIDATYEGDLMAAAGVSYMVGREANTEFGETLNGVQANYYNITLKGKVSRNAVHHNFIPGVDPFIKKGNPSSGLLPFIIEGGPGIDGTADNKIQAYCYRMTLTDHPENRIPFEKPKNYRELDYELLFRNYEAATGPIEKMYHYGDPLVPWINSSMPNRKTDTNNQKGFSTDFIGQNFDYPEASYEEREEIAQRHLEYQQGLMWTLAYHPRIPEKVREVVSKWGLAKDEFEERGGWTPQLYVREARRMRSDYVVTQRDCEDLETQVGDAVGLAAYTMDSHMVQRYVDHNGYVQNEGNFEAGVERPFPIPFRAIIPKKGEVSNLLVPVCVSSSHVAFGSIRMEPVFMVLGQSAATAAVLAIDENVAVQDLPYEKLQIRLKADGQVLAFEKK
- a CDS encoding sulfatase family protein; the protein is MKKTDKTFFQIIYLIALGLTYSCQTAHKETTTTHLPNIILLMGDDHGWDEVGYNGHPYLQTPVLDDMAATGLRMDRFYSASPVCSPTRGSVITGRHPNRYGTFTPGSSIRPEEISIAQVMKKAGYATAHFGKWHLGPVKATSPTNPAAMGFDEYLSHDNFFEMNPYLSRNGEPEEIYEGESSEILVREAIRFIQKAQENNQPFFVVIWYGSPHEPYSGLPEDLALYDDLPESFGDKIVRLTSNETGQQIDRPQRDVLQERFAEITAMDRSIGQMRDYLKAEALRQNTILWYFGDNGTPPEGNATVPFRGEKGQVYEGGVRVPSVLEWPARISRPMDSGVNAVTSDVFPTLCAITGQPLPDRPMDGIDLTPLFDGKMEERSEPIKFWNGRVRQEDGYIPLPYIDPELQKGTSPLVKLMNGIATRNFTNFHHPDIQEKDFGGARAILDNQYKLVIHGGIGENAKSELFDIKKDSAEINNLIHELPEMALLLDEKLKIWQQSVLESLMGYDY
- a CDS encoding sulfatase family protein, encoding MMKISVFLLSLTISSVLAPAGYAQNSSQLPNIIYILADDMGYGDVSSFNPESKIITSHIDRLANNGIKFTDAYTSSAVCTPTRYGILTGRYSWRSELKSGVLSGYSPPLIDSDRLTVGKMLQDKGYHTAFVGKWHLGWDWHFETEQENLIDLGKNFEIDYAKPVKNGPNERGFSYSYGFSGSLDMPPYVYVENGSVTALPDRETVNVDAKAFWRKGQTGSDFDHVQVLPDLTEKAVQYIVDRSGDNKPFFLYFALPAPHTPILPTTEFMGKSNTNLYGDFMLQVDDVVGRITEVLEEQGLLENTLLIFTSDNGCSPTANFPELLKVDHHPSYIFRGHKADIFEGGLRVPFIVHWPEKILTPKSSDALISTTDFMATVAEITSYPIPPNAAEDSFSFLDILVDKPTLTERPHVVLHSIEGRFAIRKDDWKLILWPGSGGWSDPKSNKELNNLPPMQLYDLKKDPGEKQNLIDQYPQVVSQLREELIRLIQDGRSTPGPKQRNDGQEIWDQVKWILD